In Nitrospiraceae bacterium, the genomic stretch TTAAGGGAAAATCTTCGAAGAAGGAGACCTGCCCATGCGGAATTCAATATTCCAAAAGTCCAAGTTTTTTCCCTTCCTCCTGCTCATCATCATGGTGCCCTCCCCCAACAATACTCTGGCAAAAATAGAAATCGATCAGAACGGATGGCTGATAACACCCGAAGAAGCCGCCATGGCCCCGTTACCAGAAGTTTCGGGAGATTCGCCATCCCAAATAGAAGGCGATGAGTTACATTTAGGCCCTCTCATCGAGGTGATTACACCCAAAGAAGGGGATCAGGCAGAAGCACCTATAGAGGTTAATATCAAATTTTCTCCCCAAAACGAGCCTGTGGACATCACCACTTTGAAAGTAAGCGTCGTAAAATTTATTTCGATTGATATCACGGATCGGGTCAGGGACTATAGCTCCCCGCAAGGCATTCACGTAAAGGAAGCGAAGATCCCCAAGGGCAAACACCGAGTCCGTATCAGCATTGCCGATACAGGTGGGATGTACAGTAAAAAGGAAATCACATTCGAAGTAGTCTGAATCATGTCACATCCTTTCTACCCTCTAGCAATGTAAGGTGTAAGCAGAGGAGGCGCGATGAACCTTCATAGGAAATTAAATTCCCGGACTCTGTTGACATGGAAGCAAGCCTTTTTAATATGCGTGGGGGCCATTTTTTGGGGGCCATATATAAATGTGTCCGCCACCGAGCTATCAACTGCTCAGATCTATCAGGCAGCCTCTCCTGCAACGGTACTGGTGATTGCCTTAACGAAAGACTCAGGTGGAACGGGGACGGGGTCCATCATCGATTCCACGGGACACGTCTTAACCAATAATCATGTTATTTTTAACGAAGAGGCCAAGTCTCCCCATCAAATCATCCTGGTCGTCCTTAAACCCGAGAAAGTCGTTGGGGCCATGGATAATAAAAAAAACCTGTCCAATCAGTACAAAGCAAAGATCGTGGCATCCAGCGAAGCCTATGATTTAGCCCTCTTAAAAATCGTTGACCCTCCCTCATCCCTTTCCGTTTTAGCACTCGGTGATCCGGATCACATCACCATTGGGTCTCGGGTAGTGGCCATTGGGCATCCCGAAAGAGGAGGATTATGGAGCCTCACCACCGGAGTCATCAGCGCTGAATGGCAAGATTATGGGGGAATGCCTGGCTGGGACATTTTTCAAACGGAAACGAGCCTTAACCGGGGGAATTCCGGGGGACCGCTTATCGACATGCTGGGAAATCAGATTGGCATTAATAGTTTTATTCAACGAAAGTCTAAAGACGGGTTAGCGATTACCAGCATCAATTTTGCCATAAAATCAAATGTAGCCAAGGATTGGCTTTCAAGGCAGGGGGTTCAGTTGACTTACGCAGGGCAAACCGATCACCCCGGTACGCCCCCTATCACAAATCCAAAAAACCAGGAACCCCCTCCCCCACCAGATGCTCAGAGCCATAAGGTCACAAAATCACAACCCGATCAGATTTTGGTCAACCAACCGGAAGCCCAACCTGAATCAGGACCTGGCCTTCCTCCCTTGCGGCCATTCAGCCTAGACCGGTTAGTCAAAGGATTCGAACGGGTCGAAGAGGATCTGGAATCGCAAATGGAAGACATGGAGGCAGAAATCCGAAAAAGACGAAGATAAACAGACTTTTGCGACATCGATGAGTGTTCCTACTTCAAGCATTCCTTAGTTGGGTGATTCACACAAATAAGGCTAAACCCCTTCTTTAGCAAGTAATTCTTTTACGAGTTTTTCTCCGGCGGATATTCCAGCTTCCCTCAGGGCATTGAGACCGGCTTGAGGACGATCCTGATGGTATCCCTGACTATCAATGGGAATCGTAATGAGTATTTCACCCGTTTGAGTGCTAAAGACTGAAAGCATGCCTTGCGCCTTGTAGAAATGTTTGTTCATCGCAGTACTGCTGAAAATGGTATGCGCCTGGCTTACGATCAAAAACCGGACACCTTGTGCATTGAGTGCCTCAAGCACTTTTTTATCTCGGACCAATGGTTCAGCATCCAGAGTGGAATGCGGAATGGGCTGATCAACCACAGAAAATTCATGTTTGGTGAGAATTGCTTGAAGACTTGCCCCTAAAATCGAGGGGGAATGGACCTGATCCAGATTGGTTTCCTGAACCCACACCACGACACGCCGAAGATTCGCAATTGCATTACGCTCTTCACTTTTGAGCAGACTGGCCAGTTCCCGCGTATTATCCACTTCAGGCTGATCAAGGGAAACGACCGTAGGAATTTGACTGAGGATATCCATCCCCTCATGAAAAAACTGACGCGCTTGACGATAATTGCCCTGAGATTCCTGGACTTTTCCGGATTGATATAAATTAAAGGCCGCCTGTGCTTTATTGCGGGTTTCAGTTTCCCGCCGGACCAATTCTTTTTGGGCTTCTTCCCTAGGATATTTCAACAACAGATACACATCAAACATTTCCTTCTTAAAGTCATGAGTCGTTCGGATAGTTTTTTCATGATAAGAATCCACAATGGTTGCTTGAGATATCAGGGCGTCGGTCTTGGTCTTCAGTTGCTCTTTCACGGATTGATCAGTCTCCGTCATGGTCATATCCAGTTGCGCATTAATATCAATCCCAAGATACTCGGCGACTTTGACCAAGGCGTCTTTTCTGGCCGCACTTTCTCCATCCGCTAAGGTTTTCGCACCTGTATTGGAACCGATGTAGTAAAAAAACGCATCATCCCTGGGCAATTGAGAAAGCCAATCAGGCCTGGTCGGCTGTGAGGTTTCTTTAAGAATTTGCACATTGGTACAGCCTGTTAACACCAGGGAGATAAACAGTCCGATGGTCCATGCACGTTGAGGCATCTCAGCGTCCAATCCGGAATTTTTAAAAAGGCCTGTTCCTAACCGGGGAGTAAGCCCATTTCTCGCCCCCTGAGAAACCTTTCCACTTCTCTTCTGGAGTCCAATGCGAGAGTCTCAACCTCTACTTTGAAACTACTTGCTGTTCACCCATTTTTTTGTATTCATCCTCGTAACATTTGGTCAACTTACGCATTTGTGCCGCAGGGAAGGCTTTGATGGCAAGGTCGTCAACGGTTTCAAACGATTTCACCGCCTCGTCAAATTCTTTTGTATGCAAATAAACCACACCAAGATTAAAGTACGCTCTGGCAAGAGTTTTTTGAGAAATGGCTTTATTGGCTTCGTTGTCGGAAATGGCTTTTAAAAAAACTTCCTTGGCTTTTTCAAGATCGCCCGCTTCGGCATCCACAATACCCCTTTCCAGGGTGGGAATATCCTTGTCGACATAGAAAATTACCTCTTCTTTTGTGCTATAAGGCACAACGGCTTTCGTCATATCAGACACAATTTCTTGAAGATTCTTCTCGTGCATTTCTGTTGGATTCAGCATTTTCCCGAGATTGAATATTTTGTCAGTATCATCCCCCGTTGTTGCCGTGAGATGTTTAACCTGTATCGTCGCGCTCGTATCAACTTCGACTACGTTAATATCCGCAGTCATATTTGCCACACCAACGTCAAATTCCTTGGTGCAGGGATACGGGATTTTAGCGGTATAACAGGTTTCTCTCTTTGTTCTTTTTTCTTTTCTATAATCACCCTCCACTTTCCCCATAACCAACGCAGCCGCAGGCAAAAGCCTCCCCAATTGAGCGCGTTTTTCGGAATCGAAGAGATCCTCTTGGGTCATGCCCAATTCTTGTAAAATCTTGTTTAATTGCGTGCGATCCATCACGGTCAGATTATCCTTGCCGATCATCTGTGACTTAACGGCTGCGGCAAACGATTCACCGTAATTGCCGCCAATTTCGGTAAAGGCCACGGTTTTATATTTGGTTAGGTTAATTTCCGCCGGATGCGGGACTACTATTTCCACCCTTTCCGCATGGGCACACATACCGGTAGTTTTACAAGCCCAATCTGCTGTCATATCCAAATAGACAGTGAAAACCTGTTTTTGGTCGTTTTCACATCTTGCCTTAATAGGATCGACTACTTGACTTCTTCCCTTGTTTGATTTGCCGGTTACGCACCCTGTCAACACCAAAAGAAGACCTGCGAGTATGAGCCACCATAATTTGAACATTTTCCTCCCTCCCAATTTTTTAAATGTGAAATTGAGGATTGGGTCAAGATATATCCTCTAAAGTTCAGCACGCATAATGCCAAAAATCGTAAAGATGATATTCCTGAGTAGGAAAAAGACAAATGTAGTTACCGCACCATCCTTTTGAACCGTTACCCAGCACACCTTCTGTTCAAAATTTTCCGCATACAACTGGGTCGTCTTCTATAAGATCATGACAGGGCATCATGAACTCCACGGTCTTTTTTAACGAGAACGTTGAATAAGATCAAGCCCGTGTTTTGGGAACCCGCGTATCGGGTTCCTGATCCGCCTCCACAATCATTTCGTGGTAACAGGGAGGAAAGCCCAGGGGGCCTGCCCAAAATCAGGTTTCGAAAACCTGCCGTTTGACGAATAGCGTGGTAATTTTTTAAATCTAAAATTACAAAACCGCATGCCCTTGTAGACGTATTACTACCGCTACGGGCTTTTCTCTAAAAAACTCAACCGCAACATCGCGACCCTTTCTGAGGGTTCCAATCCTTCATAGAAAGCCTGGCTCATTCCAGGAGTTTCCGTCTCAATTTGAAGATGATCCCCCCTAAACAAACAGGGAAAAACTGCAATCCACGCAGCAAAACATTCATTCAGGCAGCCAAATTACACGGAGGAAATCATGGTCGAATTCATTATGAATGGGTTAATTTTTTAGGGAGCAATGGACCAATGCGATCTCCCATGGAAGTAATCGCCTTATTGCACTCTAACCAGTGAAAGTAAGAAGCCGTTCATCTCTGGCGCATCATGTATTAGAATACGCCTTTTTAATTCATCAATTCCCTACTTTTCTGAGACTCATACATGAAGGTGGAACACAGTCTTGATTTTATTCAACCAAAGAGTTAAAGACTCTTCAGGCAAGCGATTGGCCCTTCCCCAATGAATGGGGGCGCAATTGAAAAGGGATGTTCGGGTTCTCGATAACACGAGAACAAGAGTCTCATGGATGAGCGTGGGAGAACAGGAGGTTCCTGTTCCCCCACGCTTTTTTTTGGCCGATGGGATCATCCAAATCAACAGGCACTTTCATCATGAAAATTATTAGGCAGAGCCCGTTAGGGTATCATCATATTTTCATTCATAATTTTTCATTATTTTCATGATGGCTTCATCGAACGAAAGGGTACATCGCATGTCACATGCCCCCCACACAAACCAGAAGGCCAGATGTCTTTCATGGATGTATGCTCTCACGCTGATCATGCTGCTATTGAGCATTGGGTTGACGACACTTCCTAATGTGGCGCAGGCAGCCATCGCATTACAGGTAGAGGTAAATCCAAATCCGGCCTTAGCCGGCGAACTCTTGAACGTACAGTTAACCGTGACCAATAACGGCGGGACCGCAAGCGGGAACGTGACGCTTTCTTTTGTTTATCCGGCAGGCCTCAATAGCATTTCTGATCTTTCACAAGAATTCCCAGGAGATTGCATTAGTGTCACATGTGAT encodes the following:
- a CDS encoding trypsin-like peptidase domain-containing protein, producing MNLHRKLNSRTLLTWKQAFLICVGAIFWGPYINVSATELSTAQIYQAASPATVLVIALTKDSGGTGTGSIIDSTGHVLTNNHVIFNEEAKSPHQIILVVLKPEKVVGAMDNKKNLSNQYKAKIVASSEAYDLALLKIVDPPSSLSVLALGDPDHITIGSRVVAIGHPERGGLWSLTTGVISAEWQDYGGMPGWDIFQTETSLNRGNSGGPLIDMLGNQIGINSFIQRKSKDGLAITSINFAIKSNVAKDWLSRQGVQLTYAGQTDHPGTPPITNPKNQEPPPPPDAQSHKVTKSQPDQILVNQPEAQPESGPGLPPLRPFSLDRLVKGFERVEEDLESQMEDMEAEIRKRRR
- a CDS encoding tetratricopeptide repeat protein — its product is MFKLWWLILAGLLLVLTGCVTGKSNKGRSQVVDPIKARCENDQKQVFTVYLDMTADWACKTTGMCAHAERVEIVVPHPAEINLTKYKTVAFTEIGGNYGESFAAAVKSQMIGKDNLTVMDRTQLNKILQELGMTQEDLFDSEKRAQLGRLLPAAALVMGKVEGDYRKEKRTKRETCYTAKIPYPCTKEFDVGVANMTADINVVEVDTSATIQVKHLTATTGDDTDKIFNLGKMLNPTEMHEKNLQEIVSDMTKAVVPYSTKEEVIFYVDKDIPTLERGIVDAEAGDLEKAKEVFLKAISDNEANKAISQKTLARAYFNLGVVYLHTKEFDEAVKSFETVDDLAIKAFPAAQMRKLTKCYEDEYKKMGEQQVVSK